In Synchiropus splendidus isolate RoL2022-P1 chromosome 11, RoL_Sspl_1.0, whole genome shotgun sequence, the DNA window CCATTGGAGACACCCTGACACTAACGACAGATGATTGACAGGCAGCGAACGAAGACATAACTGACGCATGTTCATCCATCCAGAATCTTGCGAGCAATATCTATCCTACACTTCGAGTCGTCCCTGTGAAACATAGCGTGGATAGGGACCATGTAAACAGACACCTTTAACACAGGAGGAATCGATATTGCATGATGACATAATCAGATCACAGTTCAAAAAGAGGAGGATCCCAaatcagagagaaaaccaaagcAAAAGGAAGGAGGGGGGTCGGTCTATATAAAAACGAGGAGTCTTCATAAGAAAGGCTACAAAAACTCAACGGGACCTCCGACTTCAGCATACAGCAAAAGGCACCACAATATTATTCTATTTATCTAACTCGTGAAAAAATTGGCACGTAGTTCTTTTTTCATCTCTCATAATGCTGTAAATCAAAAAACTTTACATAGAAATATCCCCCCCGTTATAAAAAAAGTCTTTGCTGTTAGCTAGTAGACaatttttgctgaaatgaaaataaatatttcatttgtttagaATATCTGTCTgttatacaaaataaaaatatttctccTAGGTGCGGCTTTCTAGTCCACTGGTCATGTGTAGGAGGGAGGGGGACGTGTGAGGTGTGGGCGGGGGGGTGGCAGGAGGGTCCGGGTTTAGTCTTAAAGGGGCATGTTGTCGGCTTTGGAACGCTGTGACTGGGAGCTGCGGCCATTGCTGCGAGTCCCCGACCGACTTTGCCCACGGTGAGTCCGCGTGTCCGCACCCGACGATGAACGGAAACCCGGGACGGACAAGGGAAGGTCCACGTTCATGTTCTGCATACTTAGGAAAGGCGTGCTCTCCCCGTGAGCatcatcgtcctcctcctcctcctcttcttcttctgattgGCTAAAGCTCTGCGAGCTGTAGTCCCGCTGGCCTGTTGGCCGCTGGGAGATGTGTCCGTTGAGGCGATTGCGTCTCGGGCGTCTTCGACTTCGGATGGGTTCTCTTGAAGAGGCGTATTCCTGCGTGGTCTCATAAGCCTCTTCGTCAGGGAGACGGTAGGGACTGGACGGTAGACTTCCTGTGCTCTCtgtcaggtagggtctgcgtGGTCGACGAGGCTGCCTGTACAGACTCCGGTCCTGAAACACCCGACCGGAATGTCAACAAATGCACATCAAAGACATTGAAACGATGAAGCGATacatttttttagcatttgaaaagtTATTGATACCAATGAGCTCAATAGGACAGGGGGAACTTGTGTTCACCTGTAcaattcacatttaaaaaggaAGATGTGGAGCTCCCGCAGCAGCTCTCTCCTACAAAGTATATTTCAGAAAACCACCAAAATTGTCCCTGCCCTTGTTAATATGTCCCGAAATTTGCATTAAATCTCTTCGtcttttacagtattctccatATGGTTTCATGTTAAACTTGGTTCTGGTCATTCAGGTCAAGAGATTGTTGAAATGAATTAATCCAACTTTGTGTTCAGCGAGTGATTCTTAATGGTATTTAGACTCAAACAGACATTTTTAGTAGTGGTAGTTAGTAGAAAATGGTGGTTAGTAGTAAATAAAAtgtacttatttttatttatttttttattttatgatatttagacatggttttatcatattttattaagaattgtattcagtttttccaattttctcaacagtttgcatcaagtgtattttttttcttttttccttcgtaaatttgatgaatacgacttgcacctggttctgctgctggttggacttttccatgacaaataaatatctttgcgatgatcacatggtttcacgccatttcacaaggttttggtttgtttacagtttgttgtgtcagtagattaaataaggttattgatcacaaatgaaatccagagtaatgaatcagttgtgTGACtagaatgggccccgggtccatttgttctgggaaaggagggagatcagaaaggttaagaacccttgCTCTATATgatttggactgtgggaggaaaccagagtgggcACAGGTAACCTATACTAGCACGTCTTGAACATAAAAACTCCACACCGGAACAGCCGTTACGTACATCGGGGCATCGTAGCAGCGGCTGGTCGTCCTCTCTGTGGTaggcggcagcagcaggggGGAGCGAGAGGGCGTGGCTTGTGTTGGGCGATGTGATCTGAAAGGTGGGCACCTGGGGTGGCAGCGGGGGGTAGTGGAACTCCACTGGAGACAAGCGTGCTGGTGTGGTCAGTGCTGACACATACCTGGATGCAGGAGAAGACCACAAACTGAGTTCTGCAAAGTTTGCAGTTTTTAATCTTGCAAATATACattgatagattttttttttcctcctataAATAAGATTCGCtactgaattgaattgaatcgcTGAAGtctctggaaaaacaaaaatctagaTGTGTTCCAAGTTCCACttgccactagatgtcactacAGAGCAGAAAGACTTGACGTGTCACCACTTGAGTCGACAGACCATCCTACCTGTCACTGTGAGGTGAGTCTCGTAGTGAGTCGTAGGAGTCCCCGTACTGCATCCCTGGGCCCGTCACGTCCCCGCAACCCCAGTGGGCCGCTCTCCTCGCCATGCATGCTGGGCTGCTGCACTTACTGGTCCCCACAGAACTGGAGAGTCCGCCCGACTGGCAGTCTGAGTTCATGCTGTCTGTCCGCTCCATGCTCCACGTCTGCTCCTCGTGTCTGCGGGTCAGGACGGCGGTGAGACCAGGGGAGAGAGTGAGTGGACATAAAACACTGGTCCAAACCGCTGGCTCAGTGCTGGCACTGATTCTCACCTGACTAAGCGGATACGGACGCGATGTGACGGATCCACATTAAGCACGCTCTCATTAAGGGGATTAAAACATTCCGTTTTGCTATAACTCACTCACGGCGAGTTTACGGACGCAGCACTTCCTGTGCGTGTCCTTCTTTTCAACCAAGTCGGTTCCCACCGAGCCTTATTGTCTATCCTGCCAGacactttttattttgcacAACTCCTATTTATTTGGTCGATTGTGGTAAACATGTCTAATCAGTCAAGATGACAGCTTTTTTTCACAGCCTAATTGTTTTGATATATGATATTTCTCAGTATATTATTTAGACAACTAAGcattttcacttaaaaaaatagatttggtTTAGAGCTAAAATTTCTGATCTTCTTttatcactttgttttatttggtcTAGTACTTCAACTTTAAAATACATAATACTCTGATGGACCAATATGTCGTGTACAAGTAATAGCATCTCCTTTTCATCTTTTCTATTTTATCAGattagttttttttcctccgacGGCAGGCCCTGGTTTTGTATATTAACCTTTAACATTATTAAGTCATCTGAATGTTAATCATGTTttgctgatcacatgctttATTTTCAAAGCAACATGCATTCAGTGCATTAAACCATCAGAGGGTTTAGACCCCGGACAGCAATAACCAAAATCAATTCATCACATTGGTGATCCAAGAAACAGCATTTTGAATTTGTAAACAATGTATGTTTGATGTAGGGAAATATATGGACGACCCTCTTATTGGATGGCCCGTGTTGGCGACAAACTAAAGGAAAAATGTCGTTTGACGAACCCCTTGAATTACGCAGTGTTAAAGTAGACAATTACATTTATGACACAATGAACTTTGGCAAAGTGACAAAATACAAATCAAGCGGACCCTTGCGGAACGGCATAGAGCATTAAAAAGGTAAAGCGATTTTATATAGTTTTAGCTTTTAACATCTCCTGCTCCCAGAGGTGACAAAAGGCCTACATGCTGAAGGAACTATTTTCCCCTGACTAAGCCAGCCTTCTTCTCCCAGTCGAAGCTCATGACACCATGAAATACAGGCACTTTAGTTAGCCAATTTCTAGTGGTGTCTTGTACTCAGAACAGGAAGTTTTCTGACTATTACAATACTctttagttgcagccctattGGGAAGTCAGAGAGATGTGGCCACCGTCGAGTggacaatccaagatggcttccctgagtgtaaacaggaagtaaaaaGATGAGTGAACAATGAAATGAGTGAtagaaacatgtttgtgttcatcTTTATTGTGCCATGTTTTCAAGTTGCAGAAGGACCATGTACTCTGACTAGTGCTAGAGTAACTGGGACATTGAggcatcttgttttttaacaTGGGTTACTGTAACTCTGCTCTAACGTCATCTTCACCTCTGATCGCAGAGGTCAGTGGAATGCATTGTTAAACCATATGTGCAAACTGCTATACCAGTTCTCTATCGGCCTGGACCTGGTTGCAAGGTGAGGCTCCAAAAGCTACGGCACACTTTCCCGGACAGATGGCATCAGTAGGATGTTGTTGTCTAACCTGAAAAGCTGACTCTTTGGTGTCGAGGTCAGATTGCACCCAGAGAACACCAGGCTCTGAATCTAGTTCTGTACTGGCATCCGCCGCAAGTAAAACGCCAGAAGACACTGCTCTGGGGTAAGAGGGCTGCTTCTTTGGTGTTGAGCACGACTGTGCCCAGAGACGACCAGAGTCTGATTCCAGTTTGGAGCCGGTGTCTTACACTTCCCGTGACAAAAATGTGTTAGTAGTCCAGAGAGTTATCTCAAGAGAGCGATGATGCTGTTTTTGGACCAGTGGTCTCATGGGTGGTAGGTTTTGAACGGTATCCTCCGTGGTAAATTGTGTCACAGGTGGGATAGCTATGCGAAAGAAATTCGACACTCGCTGGTTAGTGATCAGATGGAGGGCACTTTGGGTGTGACGTCAAACGGCTGTCAGAGCAaaccatttttgttttcctaCACTGTCTGTGACAAAGAAACAAGACGGCTGTCGGTGCCAACTTGAGAGAAGTGCAACTGTTTTGTGACCCTGTGATCATTCACGTCAGATGCATCTTCAAGCAGTCCAGGGTGTCTTCCACTCTAAATGTCGGCATGGATTTTCATGCAGGTTGCAATagaaaatctcccatctcagtGACACCGCTATTTCACCCCACAATCCATTTTCAGCCCTTAAATAAGAGAACCAAAAACACCTCACATCACAACTCACCTGGATGCATGTGAGGCAGTGGTGGAGTGGTGGGAGCGGGTGGACATGCGGCTGCCTGCGTAGTTCCCTGCACCTTCTGCTCCGTGACTGATCACACACTCTGTCGTAGGAACTGTCTTGGAGATGTACTGCCAAGCACAGAAGAATACGCAGTCATCGAGTAGGTCTTCTCCATCGCACACACATTAGTATTCATTGCATGGCCTTTCTGATAGCCCCCCGTGTGGTTTGCTCCTGTGAAGTCCACGTTCCAGTCTTATCATTTAATACTTCTCTCCCTATTTAAGCATTAATGAACTTAGGGGAGTATTGTGAACATTTCCAGACAATAGTATTCACAAGGCTATTTATAATTAAAAGAACTGAATATATCATGTTTTACTTTAAATGAGGTTCAGgaaggttttatatatatattttttaatttatatcatTGATACTTTTGGCCAAATCTGACAGCTAGAAGTCTGTGGGTTTGAGTTTGCATCGGACAAAACGGAGCTCTGCTCAGATTGTGGGACTCACGTCAACCATGGGGATCTCGTCTGTACCGGGACCGGGGTGGTTGGGCCCATTGGCGAGCATGCGGTTTGGTTGCTCCAAACACTGATTCTGGTTTTGGTGTAGGTGGCTGTgcatcttcttcctctgcttcctgtgaAGTTGGAAGGAGAAGTTCAGCTAGCTCAACTGCTTGCACAACAATGGAGCCGTACCTGTCGTGTCATGAGTGAAGTTCGTATGTTAGACGTGAAATGATGGGCCTTATGTTCAGTGTTGCATTTATAAGACACAATATAAATGTGTCTGTTGAATCTATGAAACATGGTTAGCTCAATAGCTTGCTGTGTTTTCACCTTCATGAAAAAGAGTGTACTGTGCTCTGTTCATTTTAGTCCTTCAGTCACAGGTCAAACACACATACTTGGTTTTGCAGTAGGCGACAACACAAACGATGCCAACCACTAGCAGCGCCACACAGATGCCTGTGATCGTCAGCACCCGCCTTTGGTAGAGCTCTTCAGCCTCTGTGAATGGAAGCACACAACACATgttcacacgctcacacaccatggacacacacacacgtctcctcAGCTTTCTGTCCCCTTTCCATAAATACCATGAAGACTGATAACTACGGTTTTATGGATGCTACTTTGCTGTCCCTGAACACGCCATGAGGAGATGTCTGTTCGGATGGAATGTTAGAGATGGAAGTGGAGAGGGTCTGAACTCATGCCTGCGTTGATATAACTTCACAGCAAAGTTGTCAccatggaaaaataaaagcatgaaaccAGCAAACAAAAtcctacaaaaaaacaaaaagtgttaATCCATTCCAGGCCAGAAACCAACTACTATTTTATTCAAATCAAATATGCGGCTAGCATTAGCATTTTTCGGTAAAATACTTGCGTTGGCtacacattttaattttactttCTCCAATATCTTAATTTTGTAACACTATCTTCCcgtatttttcaatatttagcGCCAAAACATATCAAAACATTAGCTGTCTTCAGTTGGATGTATCGATGTCATCACTCATTATAATAGTGAAAATCACAGTGTCGGTAAGGCCTGAAGTGGCGTAACACTTTCACACGTCAACACAACAACAGAGGAAGCAACGGACGGGTGGCAAGGTGTGggggagaagaagcaggagaaacATGTAGACCCCAGGGAGGGGGAGGGCGGCAGAGGGGGAGGACAGGGCTGAGAGGGAGATAGCGGTGGAATCCAGCACTAACTGGTCCCAAGAAGCTTTGCACTGTCCTGATTTTGTTTTGGTTCCCATCTCAACAAATTGGATTTAAAAAGCCCTTGGATTGTCCGTAATGGATTAATGGGAAGATTTTCAGCGCTTGACGCTTCATGTGGCCGGACGCATATTTGGTGGGAATTTCACAATCTATGCACGAGCTATGAAGTAGGAGTGTTGGAGGCGCGTGGATTCTGAGATCAGTCAACAGTGTCATAGAACAttattgaacattttcatgttcagattgAGAGTAACTTCAGCTTGAGCTGTAGCCGCCTCACATAATGGTGGAATGTGTGCGGGCGAACCAGGCTTGCATGTAGGCAGGTTAGGCAGTGTGGCCCTGTAGACAAAAACATGTCGACCCTATAGAAGAGTCATTTGCAGTTTAAAGATGTGATTTGTGTCTGGACTGTAAACTTGGGAAGCTGGAATCGTTAACCCTTCAGCCTCCTTCAAAGTCGTCGACATGTCACTGAAAGGCAAACGGCACAGAGTTCTAAATAAAGGAGTCCGCTTTTGTGTCGTTGTCACCTGGAGCCGATACAGGAGGGCGAAGGGACGAGGCGAGGTGAGTGCTCTGATTCAAGTCTGAAGCTCGACTCGGTGGTCAGGGATTCTGCTGGCGCCACTTTCTAGATGGACTTGGTCAGTTATTTTTGCGTGTTGATTTTAATAGCAGGGAGAGTGCATGCAGAGGAGAGAGGTTACATGTCTCAAAACCAGGTTAGTGGATAGGAGAAAGAGGGGGACAGGTTGAGAGAGACCCAGTTGTTGGCCTCAGAGAGAAGATGGCACAATAATGTGTGACTGTGAGAGGATCTTGGCAAACCCTTAAAGAACagcaaaatgaataataatgttcCATACCCATAAATTCAAATCTGAGAAGCTCTGCCAGCGCAGAAAGTTGTGAAAGGAAAGAGACAGATAAGGGTCAGGTTTAATGTCCACTTTGGAGCAGTATATTATTTCCATGTCCTGTTGTTGTCGAACCAGGATATAAATTCATTCGCGGAATCTCTGATTGACAGCGTCCAGTAACAGTTCAGACAGCCTCAGCTCTGTGACCCCAAATATGACACCGAAAAATAAAGATGGGAGTCTAGTGGAATCAAATGAGAGACACACGGCAAGCAGAGAAGGACATGCAGAGACAGTGAGACAAAACAGAGCCACTTCACGTACTGTTTAATAGATTGCTCAACAATATGAAAGCTATGGAAGAAAACAAGTCAACGGAAGATTAAAAAGCAGCGAGTTTCTCTCCGACAGAAACCACGGCGCAGTTGATGAGGCTGGCACTGCAAATGGGGGTGGATGCTGTAACTCGTTTGGCTAATGGAAAGCGTGCCTTGGTATTGATCACAGCATACCTCTTGTATCGCACTTTGTCCCACTATTGCTCTGTAAAGCTTTTACACCCTTTTAAAAATCATCCCTTGCATTCCCAATTATCGTGGCTTCGCATGCAAAAACAAGGCGCGTCCTGCTAGCCTGGCGCGCTAATGTTCCTTCCGCCGACCGAAGGAGCATCCAAACAAAAGCGACATCACACAGGACAGGTTTGTAGCGTGAAGATGACGGGGTCAAATAAGGCAGATATCACACAGAGATTCACCTTTTGTGGTGGAAGCAGTGGCCGTTATTGCAAACGACAAGAAAAGTGCTGCGTTTCATCTCCCCTCGTGGTTGGATGTCGTAATGAGACACAAGTGACGTCCTATTCAATCTGTTCTTACCATGACAGAGATCATGCATCGCTAATGTCTGACTCGGTGGAGGCCTGGAAACAACGTTTGGCCAGAGTCAAAATTGCTATTGTTAGCTTAGCATACCCAAAGCAGCTAACTCAGCCAATTATTAGGGCTGGGACTTTAGCATGTTCATTTCAATCTGTTCATGATAGAAACAAAtctaaatcacttttttttttcagggaacaTATTTCATTCACCCATTCCAGGTGCACCTCATCATGCTCTGTGATGTcctaaccaaaacatccacgatGAAGCGCAGTaaattgaataataaataaatgtatgaattaACTAGGTAAAACAATCATGTTCTGTGTCTTTAACCTCatgtgtacagattcaacttaaacATAATCATTCTggcattaaatattaaaatgtgaattgCCACGGTTATTCATtaaatttataaataaatgaagtctCACctctatttattatatttagtaGATGTTCAACATGGTTCAGATGAATTAAAAGCAAAACATAATTTATGCTAAGCTAAGCTAGCATGTCCCTGAGATCACCTCTATCTTCAGGGGATTTAAAACTCGACGTCGATGTAATTTGATAAAAGTAGACCTTGAAAGAccagttttattattaaaaaaaaaaactttcaagaaGCAGTTTACCATCATAAAAGAAATGATCCATTGATGCTTGGACATTGACAGCTCAATCGAGGGCCTACTTTTTACGACACTGTTATCAACGCTAATACTCCTTTAGATACTGGCAGTTCGAATGAAAGATGCATCAATGAACCATCAATGGCATCTATCTTCAGCATCCATTTGAACCTTCTGCctcctctgtttctgctgtgtgtttccCTGGGTCAAGCGACACCTGAGTCCCCAGGATGATATTCCAAAGCTCTGTGAGATATGAACCAGATTGTGCCTCAACTGTTGTTGACCAGAGGAACACCGAAAGGAACcaggggagacaggaagtggcgGGGGTGCACACAGATGCAAGCACGCGCGCGCACAAACACGACTTCCTCCACTCAGCCCCTCCAGTGTTGCATGCAGCATCTCAGTGGGAAGAAGACAGACAAGAGCGGATGGACATACTGTAGAAACTGGCCATGACGGAGTTTTGACAGCGGTCCCCCGTATAGTCATTGGGACACCTGATGGAGGGAAAACAAGACACAGAAGGAGGGGGGGGGTGTAGACCAGAGTTAAGGATACAGAGGGAAAAGAAAGGGGTCAAACAGTAGGAAagagaggacgaggaggaggaggaggaaggaggggtgGGAAGGAGACATAAAAGAGAATGAGGGATTAGAAACAGCACAATCCACCAAgtacagcgagagagagagagagagagagatggccTGCATACTGTGACATCACCACCATCAAAATGACATCACTGCTACAGTCATCAGTCATGAGGGTCATGTGATGGTGGTGCAGGATGCAGGAGGGGTCAAACTTACACCCAGAAAGCATCAAACCGGAACACCCGCGGCAGAAAAGACCCAGTTTTAGAATCACATCTGATCAGAGCTTAAACAAATGCTCTCAGACAAACAGGACGTCGGACATGAATGGACGATAAACACAGAGATGAGTGTCGGGTGGAACAGGAAGCGGTTTTTCAATGAGAGTGCTTCAGAGATTCCAAATTTGGTTTTGAAGGCCTGCTTCTACTATGTGGCGCGCTGCATGAGCAAGTCTAGGAAATGTGTTGGCGTGTTGGTCATAAAACTGTGTGTGAAGACGACTCTTAACCTGTCGTCGTCTCTTCCTGTCGGATCATAACCAGTTGCGTAGGACATCTTCAGCTGCGAGAGTAGAGGAAGCCAAGTGTGGATGCTTCATCATGTGACTCTGAAAGCCCTGATTCATCTAACCCTGTGTTAGTATGGACTCCTAAGACGACATACTGACTAACCTTAGACCATGATAGAGGAGACAACAATAGAAGCTACTTCCACAAGGAGTTCCTTCGACCATCATTCAAAATGTTCATGACAAGACTTGTGGCAGGTCGTGCATGTTATGCCATTAGTAACGTCATACTTaatgcccatttatgctcaacgttacatatAGATCTCGATCTGGATGGATCCATCTGTCCATGCTTtgcgttcattttgtccatacttttccacaaagcttatggatacggatcaaacagagcagtaccactggaaaccatgagaggcagtgttgctgttactacctgatacgtactgtagctctaatgagacacaaggAAGTCATACTGGTCAATGGTGGGAATTCTCCGTATATTTAGCAGCCTCACCGACCtctgcctcctacaacgctgcctttgttttcctcttttgtgcaaaagctacatgatcaatactgactccacagtttgttgttgtcataaacttttgactgttgGCTGCCCCCGGTGGAcaattggtgaacagcaatgccaGCATAAAGAATGTTTTCAAAAAGTTTGTTTCTGAATGGGTGGCAAGCCAACTTCATCAAATCCATATATTTGTCACTCTTTCTGCTGTTTCAGAGAATCAGGAATAAGGATTACCTTTTATTTCACAGCGTGACAAGTCctcctggtttgtttttttttcatgtctggAAAGCAGGATTCTAATGGTGTCGTGGCCTTTACTC includes these proteins:
- the LOC128767091 gene encoding pro-neuregulin-2, membrane-bound isoform-like isoform X2 → MRLDPVHLSMLVIGVSFACYAPSLNSLQDQAYRAAVVIEGEVRSSPENVSSREPYSVNVRVLDVWPVNSGGLEREQLVTVGDFGSEAPCTTLEKDHRYIFFMDPTAEPLVFKASYAPVDASEPELKKDVERVLCEDCASAPRLRLMRGQSLIEGDKLYLKCEASGNPSPSFRWYKDGHELQKGRDLKIKTNKKNSKVQISRVRVEDSGNYTCVAENSLGQENVTSIISVQILTTTTPSPGVSHTRRCNESEKTYCANGGDCYFIHGLNQLSCKCPNDYTGDRCQNSVMASFYKAEELYQRRVLTITGICVALLVVGIVCVVAYCKTKKQRKKMHSHLHQNQNQCLEQPNRMLANGPNHPGPGTDEIPMVDYISKTVPTTECVISHGAEGAGNYAGSRMSTRSHHSTTASHASRHEEQTWSMERTDSMNSDCQSGGLSSSVGTSKCSSPACMARRAAHWGCGDVTGPGMQYGDSYDSLRDSPHSDRYVSALTTPARLSPVEFHYPPLPPQVPTFQITSPNTSHALSLPPAAAAYHREDDQPLLRCPDDRSLYRQPRRPRRPYLTESTGSLPSSPYRLPDEEAYETTQEYASSREPIRSRRRPRRNRLNGHISQRPTGQRDYSSQSFSQSEEEEEEEEDDDAHGESTPFLSMQNMNVDLPLSVPGFRSSSGADTRTHRGQSRSGTRSNGRSSQSQRSKADNMPL
- the LOC128767091 gene encoding pro-neuregulin-2, membrane-bound isoform-like isoform X1; protein product: MRLDPVHLSMLVIGVSFACYAPSLNSLQDQAYRAAVVIEGEVRSSPENVSSREPYSVNVRVLDVWPVNSGGLEREQLVTVGDFGSEAPCTTLEKDHRYIFFMDPTAEPLVFKASYAPVDASEPELKKDVERVLCEDCASAPRLRLMRGQSLIEGDKLYLKCEASGNPSPSFRWYKDGHELQKGRDLKIKTNKKNSKVQISRVRVEDSGNYTCVAENSLGQENVTSIISVQILTTTTPSPGVSHTRRCNESEKTYCANGGDCYFIHGLNQLSCKCPNDYTGDRCQNSVMASFYKLLRFEFMEAEELYQRRVLTITGICVALLVVGIVCVVAYCKTKKQRKKMHSHLHQNQNQCLEQPNRMLANGPNHPGPGTDEIPMVDYISKTVPTTECVISHGAEGAGNYAGSRMSTRSHHSTTASHASRHEEQTWSMERTDSMNSDCQSGGLSSSVGTSKCSSPACMARRAAHWGCGDVTGPGMQYGDSYDSLRDSPHSDRYVSALTTPARLSPVEFHYPPLPPQVPTFQITSPNTSHALSLPPAAAAYHREDDQPLLRCPDDRSLYRQPRRPRRPYLTESTGSLPSSPYRLPDEEAYETTQEYASSREPIRSRRRPRRNRLNGHISQRPTGQRDYSSQSFSQSEEEEEEEEDDDAHGESTPFLSMQNMNVDLPLSVPGFRSSSGADTRTHRGQSRSGTRSNGRSSQSQRSKADNMPL